The Epinephelus lanceolatus isolate andai-2023 chromosome 21, ASM4190304v1, whole genome shotgun sequence genome has a segment encoding these proteins:
- the LOC117247365 gene encoding kelch repeat and BTB domain-containing protein 13: protein MEVPEGLGVNRQIHAENATLDLENREQQAGWVRVRVEESCFTVERALLARCSNYFCALFQSGMAESQQEELHLKGGLRARGFLITLAICRGETPALCDPDELVEAVECAAFLQVACLVRHLCDVIDSDNCLLLYHAASIYGVHALFHSAALFLCDAFEDLKEAAESMIPEDLLQYSQSLSPATYIAIGTHTPSMDLLQDSFRIVCYLDEKEEEWKHLTDLPTLCSTSMAGVAVLDNRLYIVGGVHGYNKDTVDSSFCYNPDTGVWTTLPGPQQLRYDFTLLGHEGRLYAIGGEFQKRTISTAESYNVEKGEWTFIKHAPRPVASAACAVARRRMFVCFWKPPDTTDIYEYIPAKDEWKLATTMIKPMSYGHCMVAHRDNLYVMRNGPYDDFLRCLMDCYNITTGQWTAMPGHYINSKGALFSAMIRGDSVFTVKYMLTLEYTITEQGWKPRRQMKGFPKSGSLWTCLLRLPKTGPVTPQLDAEEEEEEMSLPDTSEGFVEAIPQL from the coding sequence ATGGAAGTGCCCGAAGGCCTGGGAGTCAACCGGCAGATTCATGCAGAGAATGCGACCCTTGATCTGGAGAACAGAGAGCAGCAGGCGGGCTGGGTGAGAGTGAGGGTGGAGGAGAGCTGCTTCACTGTGGAGCGGGCCTTGCTTGCGAGGTGCAGCAACTACTTCTGCGCCCTCTTTCAATCTGGGATGGCAGAAAGTCAACAAGAAGAGCTCCACCTGAAGGGAGGGTTGCGTGCAAGGGGTTTCCTCATCACCCTCGCTATCTGCAGGGGAGAGACCCCCGCTCTCTGTGACCCAGATGAGCTTGTAGAAGCCGTAGAGTGTGCTGCCTTTCTGCAGGTTGCATGCTTGGTGCGGCATCTTTGTGACGTTATCGACTCAGACAACTGCCTCTTGCTTTACCATGCAGCCTCCATCTATGGGGTGCATGCACTCTTTCACAGTGCTGCTCTTTTCCTCTGTGATGCCTTTGAGGATTTAAAGGAAGCAGCAGAGAGTATGATTCCTGAAGACCTCCTTCAATATTCTCAATCACTCTCTCCTGCTACTTATATTGCTATaggcacacacactccctcaatGGACCTGCTGCAGGACTCCTTTAGGATTGTTTGCTACCTGgatgaaaaagaggaagagtGGAAGCATCTGACAGACCTCCCAACTCTCTGCAGCACCTCCATGGCTGGAGTGGCAGTGCTCGACAACCGACTGTACATTGTGGGGGGAGTTCATGGTTATAATAAGGACACAGTGGACAGCAGCTTCTGCTACAATCCTGATACAGGGGTTTGGACAACTCTTCCAGGTCCCCAGCAGCTAAGATATGACTTCACCCTGCTGGGGCACGAGGGCAGACTCTACGCCATTGGCGGCGAATTCCAAAAACGGACGATCTCCACAGCAGAGAGTTACAACGTTGAGAAAGGAGAGTGGACATTCATAAAACACGCACCAAGACCTGTAGCATCTGCAGCTTGTGCTGTTGCAAGACGCCGGATGTTTGTCTGCTTCTGGAAACCACCAGACACCACAGACATCTATGAATACATACCGGCGAAAGACGAGTGGAAACTGGCAACCACTATGATCAAACCTATGAGCTATGGCCACTGTATGGTAGCCCACAGGGACAATTTATATGTAATGCGCAATGGGCCTTATGACGACTTCCTGCGCTGTCTGATGGACTGCTACAACATCACGACAGGCCAGTGGACAGCCATGCCAGGACACTACATCAACAGCAAGGGAGCGCTGTTCTCTGCGATGATAAGGGGAGACTCCGTGTTCACAGTGAAATACATGCTAACGCTGGAATACACCATCACTGAGCAGGGATGGAAGCCCCGCAGGCAGATGAAGGGGTTTCCAAAGAGTGGTTCACTGTGGACGTGTTTACTCAGGCTTCCCAAGACGGGACCAGTTACACCACAGCTGGatgcagaagaggaggaagaagaaatgTCTTTGCCAGACACATCTGAGGGATTTGTGGAAGCTATACCACAACTGTGA